In Maridesulfovibrio sp., the following proteins share a genomic window:
- a CDS encoding RNA methyltransferase — protein sequence MERQRTPQREARVREVLAKRQKDFTLIIDNVWDPHNVSAILRSCDAFGIYGIHLYYTVSEWPELAKKSSASGKKWVECTKHTDPVKMVSGLRDQGYQVLRTGFSETARPLMDFDLSTPSAVILSNEHSGTAPELAELVPDEVYIPMQGMIQSFNVSVAAALILYHGFSQRFAKGMYDTPSFSPEEMEKLTAEWLAR from the coding sequence ATGGAAAGACAGAGAACACCACAAAGAGAGGCTAGGGTCAGGGAAGTACTGGCAAAGCGCCAGAAAGATTTCACCCTCATTATCGATAATGTATGGGATCCCCATAATGTGTCGGCAATCCTCAGGAGCTGCGACGCTTTCGGAATCTATGGCATTCACCTTTATTATACCGTTTCAGAATGGCCGGAGCTGGCGAAAAAATCTTCAGCCTCCGGTAAAAAATGGGTGGAGTGCACCAAACACACAGACCCTGTAAAAATGGTCAGCGGTTTACGCGATCAGGGCTATCAGGTTTTGCGGACCGGTTTTTCAGAAACAGCAAGACCGCTTATGGATTTTGATCTTAGCACACCATCAGCTGTAATTCTCAGCAACGAGCATAGCGGAACAGCACCTGAACTGGCCGAACTGGTCCCTGATGAAGTGTATATTCCGATGCAGGGCATGATTCAGAGCTTCAACGTTTCTGTTGCGGCCGCCTTGATTCTTTATCACGGATTTTCACAGCGTTTTGCCAAGGGAATGTACGATACTCCTTCTTTCTCTCCGGAAGAGATGGAGAAGCTCACAGCCGAATGGCTTGCCAGATAG
- a CDS encoding response regulator produces the protein MRALIAEDEFVGRKLLSTFLAPLFVIDVAVNGREAVEAFKLAYEEDNPYKLILMDIMMPEQDGLSALEEIRAFEKGKGHTGRCKVIMTTALDDPKTVIRSFHDVEASSFIVKPVEREKLYAELKKIGLMNK, from the coding sequence ATGCGCGCGCTGATTGCAGAGGATGAATTTGTTGGCCGAAAACTGCTGTCAACTTTCCTTGCCCCGCTTTTCGTAATTGATGTCGCTGTTAACGGGAGAGAAGCTGTTGAAGCGTTCAAACTGGCCTATGAAGAGGACAACCCTTATAAACTGATACTCATGGATATAATGATGCCGGAACAGGATGGTCTTTCCGCACTTGAAGAGATAAGGGCTTTTGAGAAAGGAAAAGGGCATACTGGCCGTTGTAAGGTAATCATGACCACCGCACTTGATGACCCAAAAACAGTAATACGATCTTTTCATGACGTGGAGGCATCCAGTTTTATAGTTAAGCCCGTGGAAAGAGAAAAATTATACGCCGAGCTCAAAAAAATCGGGCTCATGAACAAATAA
- a CDS encoding Hpt domain-containing protein, producing the protein MSEDDSLIEEFFSEVNDKYYPQVLEGIDLLDEQRIEEGIEVLSRPLHTIKGVTGFMSGFEPASSFTHKVEDYLKKMQAGEVAHDLMQIALAIESVNTIFMLIEQLRESGSFDKSMTDDIEARLSGDGKQSHAADESGLNPLEIENLPDIQIFTIKVSRIYSSEQLKMVEESLQTINTGNTVLFDFETAVSVASSFFELVASYADSCEICMAGMNSHCTGTFYSWGFQRFFSVFKNREDFLSNTGV; encoded by the coding sequence ATGAGTGAAGACGATTCCCTTATTGAAGAATTTTTCTCCGAAGTGAATGACAAGTACTACCCGCAAGTACTTGAAGGGATCGACCTTCTGGATGAGCAGCGCATCGAGGAAGGGATCGAGGTGCTTTCACGTCCACTGCACACCATCAAGGGCGTAACCGGATTCATGTCCGGTTTTGAACCCGCATCATCTTTCACTCACAAGGTCGAAGATTACCTAAAGAAAATGCAGGCAGGCGAAGTCGCGCACGATCTCATGCAGATCGCGCTCGCCATTGAGTCAGTAAACACCATATTCATGCTAATTGAGCAACTGCGGGAATCCGGCAGTTTCGACAAAAGCATGACTGACGATATTGAAGCAAGGCTTTCAGGAGACGGAAAGCAGAGCCATGCAGCAGATGAATCCGGGCTTAATCCCCTTGAAATAGAAAATCTTCCTGACATTCAGATATTCACTATCAAAGTGAGCCGGATATACAGCTCCGAACAACTAAAAATGGTTGAAGAAAGTCTACAGACAATCAACACAGGCAACACAGTACTTTTCGATTTCGAAACAGCTGTTTCAGTTGCTTCATCCTTTTTTGAACTGGTCGCATCTTATGCCGACTCTTGTGAAATATGTATGGCCGGAATGAACAGCCACTGTACAGGAACTTTCTACTCGTGGGGCTTCCAGCGCTTTTTTTCTGTCTTTAAAAACAGGGAAGACTTCTTAAGCAACACCGGAGTTTGA
- a CDS encoding chemotaxis protein CheW — translation MKDSISSCIGQLQESIIALEQGSGDINAILKAMGLDNAQMRSAQIIALMDMLSDGITPISSELVTSLLDISEAQKKFFYCIGGLLDKGGAAADSRKETEPAQNQASASSIELDEYEQEMMAEMLAMTGESPDPSDGWEKVDKTPTGLGTEDPGKSEIKQEPEETSDPEMETSAAAKKVSDEEIVSKQPAPSKKKDSQAISSIRVSTQQLDSLIELVGKLMVTYAVIAQTKAENISKISSSLSELDKVIRNLQSEVDEIRLVPLKQIFMPMHRLVKSTSQKLNKRIKFTITGEELALDKTIVECLNEPLVHLLRNALDHGIESAEDRQMYGKDEMGSVHLNAFRKGEFAYIEITDDGKGLDADVLLKKALERGLASPDTEYSKEEIYAFILQSGFSTASAVTDISGRGVGMDAVVAAIQNTLDGKISIRSELGEGSTFSIAIPLSRSVNEGIVDALVTTVGPETFIFPSREVLEVYEPVAKEFTDLPDGRETVSVRGKVRPLIRMYKVFDLPAPAADIIPKVILVKLGDTIAAILVDEVLRQQKAVVTGFTLPVNTIYKLPILGFGMMGEHDALVVDTETLIASYMDDPV, via the coding sequence ATGAAGGACAGTATCTCCAGCTGCATAGGCCAGCTCCAAGAATCAATCATCGCACTTGAACAGGGTTCCGGTGATATCAATGCTATTTTGAAAGCCATGGGGCTTGATAATGCTCAAATGAGATCTGCCCAGATTATTGCGCTCATGGATATGCTGAGCGATGGAATCACACCTATCAGCTCGGAACTGGTAACTTCCCTTCTGGATATTTCTGAAGCCCAGAAAAAGTTTTTCTATTGCATAGGCGGCCTTCTGGATAAGGGCGGAGCTGCTGCCGATTCCCGGAAGGAGACAGAACCTGCTCAGAATCAAGCTTCCGCAAGCTCTATTGAACTGGATGAATACGAACAGGAAATGATGGCCGAAATGCTGGCCATGACCGGAGAAAGCCCGGACCCGAGCGACGGTTGGGAAAAGGTTGATAAAACTCCGACAGGACTGGGGACCGAAGATCCGGGAAAATCTGAAATCAAACAAGAACCGGAAGAAACATCCGATCCTGAAATGGAAACTTCCGCTGCGGCAAAAAAAGTTTCCGACGAAGAGATAGTCAGCAAACAACCTGCACCTTCCAAAAAGAAGGACTCTCAGGCTATATCCTCAATCCGTGTATCCACACAACAGCTGGATTCCCTTATTGAACTTGTCGGTAAACTGATGGTTACTTATGCGGTTATTGCACAAACCAAAGCTGAGAATATTTCCAAAATTTCATCCAGCCTTTCGGAGCTGGATAAAGTAATCCGCAACCTGCAGTCAGAGGTTGATGAAATCAGACTTGTGCCGCTGAAACAGATTTTCATGCCTATGCACAGACTGGTCAAATCAACATCGCAGAAGCTTAATAAACGGATCAAATTCACTATCACCGGAGAAGAACTGGCACTCGATAAGACCATAGTGGAATGCCTCAACGAACCGCTGGTACACCTGCTGCGTAATGCGCTGGACCACGGAATCGAATCTGCTGAAGACCGCCAGATGTACGGCAAAGATGAAATGGGGAGTGTCCATCTCAATGCGTTCCGAAAAGGAGAATTCGCCTACATCGAAATAACCGATGACGGTAAAGGCCTTGACGCTGACGTTCTACTCAAAAAGGCACTTGAGCGCGGCCTGGCCTCCCCGGACACAGAATACAGTAAGGAAGAAATTTACGCGTTCATCCTCCAGTCCGGTTTCTCCACTGCGAGCGCGGTTACAGATATTTCCGGGCGCGGTGTCGGCATGGACGCAGTGGTTGCCGCCATCCAGAACACCTTGGACGGAAAAATTTCCATTCGCAGTGAATTGGGTGAAGGCTCCACATTCTCTATCGCCATTCCACTGAGCAGGTCGGTTAATGAGGGAATAGTCGATGCTCTGGTCACCACAGTCGGTCCGGAGACCTTTATCTTCCCCAGCCGGGAAGTTCTTGAGGTTTATGAACCGGTGGCAAAGGAATTCACAGATCTGCCTGATGGCCGGGAAACAGTTTCCGTCAGGGGTAAAGTCCGTCCTCTTATCCGCATGTACAAGGTATTTGACCTCCCTGCACCTGCAGCAGATATCATCCCCAAAGTCATTCTTGTAAAGCTGGGGGACACCATAGCGGCGATTCTAGTAGATGAGGTTTTGCGCCAGCAAAAAGCCGTGGTAACGGGATTCACTCTGCCGGTAAACACCATATACAAACTTCCGATACTGGGCTTCGGCATGATGGGGGAACATGACGCTCTGGTTGTCGACACTGAAACCCTGATAGCATCATACATGGACGATCCAGTCTAA
- a CDS encoding sirohydrochlorin cobaltochelatase, with protein sequence MKKAILFAAHGSKNRAASSALGNILKLTKKAYPDIPIFSAFTSGHILKKLREQGQKLPTVKQNLENLSEEGFTHVVIQSLHVIPGTEYTNTCRLVNRVEKGEIKFEKAIIGEPLLTNDQEIDEISDLILNLLEERDPQKEALILVAHGSKYSDSGNSLYDKFKEVLEAKDSNAYLGKLNSEEGIEKISDRIKASGLKKAYLLPLLFGAGNHVKKDMAGEHEGSWKNIVASRDIEAIPVAKGIGEFDIFARRWMDKLKKAIDQLDT encoded by the coding sequence ATGAAAAAAGCAATTCTTTTTGCAGCACACGGATCAAAAAACAGGGCCGCAAGTTCGGCCTTGGGAAATATTTTAAAACTGACAAAAAAAGCCTATCCCGACATTCCGATCTTCAGTGCTTTTACTTCCGGGCATATCCTAAAAAAACTTCGGGAACAGGGCCAGAAGCTGCCCACTGTAAAACAGAATCTTGAAAATCTTTCTGAAGAAGGCTTCACCCACGTAGTCATTCAGTCTCTGCATGTTATTCCCGGAACGGAATACACCAACACATGCAGGCTTGTGAACCGTGTTGAGAAAGGTGAAATCAAATTTGAAAAAGCAATTATCGGCGAACCTCTGCTCACAAATGATCAGGAAATAGACGAAATTTCGGACCTCATCCTGAACCTGCTGGAAGAACGTGATCCCCAAAAAGAAGCCCTGATTCTAGTCGCCCACGGTTCTAAATATTCCGACAGCGGCAATTCCCTGTACGATAAATTCAAAGAAGTCCTTGAGGCCAAAGACAGCAATGCCTATCTTGGTAAACTAAATTCCGAAGAAGGCATTGAAAAAATAAGTGACAGGATCAAAGCTTCCGGCCTGAAAAAGGCATACCTACTGCCCCTGCTTTTCGGAGCCGGGAACCATGTAAAAAAAGACATGGCAGGTGAGCATGAAGGTTCGTGGAAAAACATAGTTGCCTCTCGGGACATTGAAGCTATTCCGGTTGCCAAGGGAATCGGGGAATTCGACATATTTGCCCGGCGTTGGATGGATAAATTGAAAAAAGCGATCGATCAGCTCGATACGTAA
- a CDS encoding ASKHA domain-containing protein has protein sequence MELAPTAGLNIAQSLFLNGAFQGVPLCSGMGRCGLCKIRFETSPPEPRREELQKLTVAEIESGWRLSCLHQATGGSIFLPQPERVVPRVSNKFSNNLPEGLALAVDLGTTGLHWAFTLCGTPVKSGQELNPQIGLGSEVMSRLAFAAKPEQRKILSELVTSRIKTLIAETGQIKELVISGNPSMTSILAQDDVRGLSSAPYSLPDGGGKKVNLDEDLPEAYIPPHLAPFVGADITSGIVALNFSKTGIQPPYLFADLGTNGEFVLCLSEDEYIVSSVPMGPALEGVGMSNGRTAGPGAISAFTLTPLGLSPSVIKTEESGQKQKPGITGTGYLSLCAILLKSGVLTSEGLFSSGSTPFAAKLANRLTEINGTPVLDLGHEGLTLPASDVEEILKVKAAFNLAMSALLSEAGLAPSDLNELVLGGAMGQHVNINDLVATGFIPAGIAVITRAAGNTSLEGAKILTHNQEARDFAASLPGRSRVLELAGSDDFGRKYLERMIFKYVY, from the coding sequence ATGGAACTAGCACCGACAGCCGGGCTTAATATAGCCCAATCCCTTTTCCTGAACGGAGCTTTTCAAGGGGTCCCCCTCTGCTCCGGTATGGGCCGTTGCGGACTGTGCAAAATTCGTTTTGAGACGAGTCCGCCGGAACCGCGCAGGGAAGAGCTGCAAAAATTAACTGTCGCTGAAATTGAATCCGGATGGCGGCTTTCCTGCCTTCATCAGGCAACAGGGGGGTCCATTTTCCTGCCGCAGCCGGAGCGAGTTGTACCAAGAGTTAGCAATAAATTTTCAAACAACTTGCCGGAAGGACTGGCGCTGGCCGTAGATCTCGGAACCACAGGATTGCACTGGGCTTTTACCCTCTGCGGTACCCCGGTAAAATCCGGACAGGAGCTGAATCCGCAGATCGGACTAGGCAGTGAGGTCATGTCCCGACTCGCCTTCGCGGCAAAACCGGAACAGCGCAAAATCTTATCTGAACTGGTAACCAGCCGGATTAAAACGCTCATTGCCGAGACCGGACAGATCAAAGAACTGGTAATTTCAGGCAACCCTTCCATGACCAGCATCCTGGCACAGGATGATGTGCGGGGATTGAGCAGCGCACCCTATTCACTGCCGGATGGCGGCGGGAAAAAAGTAAATCTTGACGAAGACCTGCCTGAAGCGTACATCCCGCCACATCTGGCTCCGTTCGTTGGTGCAGATATAACCTCCGGGATTGTGGCCCTGAATTTTTCGAAAACCGGAATTCAACCGCCGTATCTCTTCGCCGATCTCGGAACAAACGGAGAGTTCGTCCTTTGCCTTTCAGAGGATGAATATATAGTTTCGTCTGTGCCTATGGGACCAGCCCTCGAAGGGGTCGGCATGAGCAATGGACGCACTGCCGGACCGGGCGCCATATCCGCTTTCACACTGACTCCACTTGGTCTTTCACCGTCAGTGATCAAAACGGAAGAATCCGGGCAGAAACAAAAACCGGGCATAACCGGAACAGGCTATCTGTCTCTCTGCGCCATACTGCTGAAGTCCGGCGTACTGACCAGTGAAGGCCTCTTTTCCTCCGGAAGCACTCCCTTTGCCGCAAAACTGGCAAACAGGCTAACAGAAATAAACGGAACCCCGGTCCTTGATCTGGGACATGAAGGATTAACCCTTCCGGCCTCGGATGTGGAAGAAATATTAAAAGTAAAAGCGGCCTTCAACCTCGCTATGTCCGCCCTGCTGAGTGAAGCCGGGCTGGCGCCATCCGATCTCAATGAGTTGGTCCTCGGCGGGGCCATGGGCCAACATGTCAATATTAATGATCTGGTTGCTACCGGATTCATTCCTGCCGGAATCGCTGTGATTACACGCGCCGCCGGTAATACCTCCCTTGAGGGAGCCAAAATTTTAACTCACAATCAAGAAGCAAGGGATTTCGCCGCCAGTCTGCCCGGACGCTCCAGAGTGCTGGAGCTCGCCGGAAGTGATGATTTCGGCCGGAAATACCTTGAGAGGATGATTTTCAAATATGTCTATTAA
- a CDS encoding small ribosomal subunit Rsm22 family protein, producing MSIKVSSLFPLPTQDVSKILDNYIKILQKTVPLKSKYSHELPYAIRDLSRDLTGERSSLSNDYMGDPRSLNAYLRYFLPWNLYRMARLFQGLDINLPDNGIVVDLGAGPLTVAQALWIARPDLREKKLTFINVDRTPKPMREGARLFTALAGEESPWRMVNVKGGSTSKIREKAHLLVTANMVNEASAGTRIPLPVWAEKFCLSMVHKLAPEGRILIIEPGIRRSGRVLSVIRQEFVNAGFPILGPCTHVEECPMNGEQGKAWCHFNFDSDHAPAWLQKLSAQCRLEKDNVSLSFLYVGLRKEDVESAREGEMLIRAVSESFRLDQGGFGQYGCAAQGQILLFAQGGAKTLYPGGLIGMPIPEEEKRDEKSGSLIVPLPIRESDKRKK from the coding sequence ATGTCTATTAAAGTAAGTTCACTTTTCCCTCTACCGACTCAGGATGTATCCAAAATTTTGGATAACTACATAAAAATTTTACAAAAAACAGTTCCGCTTAAAAGCAAGTACAGTCATGAACTGCCTTACGCCATTCGTGACCTTTCCCGCGACCTGACCGGGGAACGTTCCAGCCTGTCCAATGACTACATGGGCGATCCGCGCAGCCTGAATGCATACCTGCGTTATTTTCTGCCTTGGAACCTTTACCGCATGGCCCGTCTCTTTCAGGGACTGGATATAAATCTGCCCGATAACGGCATAGTGGTGGACCTCGGTGCCGGACCGCTCACCGTGGCTCAGGCCCTCTGGATCGCAAGGCCGGACCTGCGCGAAAAAAAGCTGACCTTCATCAATGTTGACCGTACCCCGAAACCCATGCGTGAAGGAGCAAGACTCTTCACTGCACTGGCCGGGGAAGAATCCCCGTGGCGCATGGTAAACGTCAAGGGCGGCTCAACTTCCAAGATCCGCGAAAAAGCACATCTGCTGGTCACTGCAAACATGGTCAATGAAGCTTCCGCCGGAACACGCATTCCGCTTCCGGTCTGGGCGGAAAAATTCTGTCTGTCCATGGTTCACAAACTGGCACCGGAAGGACGCATACTAATTATTGAGCCGGGTATCCGCCGCTCCGGTCGCGTACTCTCCGTTATACGTCAGGAATTTGTGAATGCCGGATTCCCTATACTCGGCCCCTGCACCCACGTGGAAGAATGCCCAATGAACGGAGAACAGGGTAAGGCGTGGTGTCACTTCAATTTTGATTCCGACCACGCTCCCGCATGGCTGCAGAAACTTTCTGCACAGTGTCGTCTGGAAAAAGACAACGTCAGCCTAAGCTTCCTCTATGTAGGACTGCGCAAGGAAGATGTTGAGAGCGCCCGCGAAGGGGAAATGCTCATCCGCGCTGTGTCCGAATCCTTCAGGCTTGATCAGGGCGGATTCGGCCAGTACGGTTGTGCCGCGCAGGGACAGATTCTGCTTTTCGCACAGGGCGGTGCAAAAACATTGTACCCCGGTGGTCTCATCGGCATGCCCATCCCCGAAGAAGAAAAAAGGGATGAAAAATCCGGCTCGCTGATTGTACCACTGCCCATTAGGGAAAGCGATAAACGTAAGAAATAA
- the lipB gene encoding lipoyl(octanoyl) transferase LipB, producing MEFIDLGLISHQEAEKIQLERLGQVMEGTAGDALFLLEHPPVVTLGRQGGLENLLISKEALKAMGAEVVQTARGGNITCHYPGQLVVYPVMRIEKRRGGIKKFFHDMEETAIRTAARFGVDAARSEGRPGVWVGPGKLCSIGIGVKKWITYHGLSFNVSTDMKLFDAITLCGLHGAHPTSLSREAGKEISTEEVKNVFRKEFGKVFADTTVAAG from the coding sequence ATGGAATTTATAGATCTGGGATTAATTTCCCATCAGGAAGCAGAAAAGATTCAGTTGGAAAGATTGGGCCAGGTCATGGAAGGCACAGCGGGAGATGCTTTGTTTCTTTTGGAGCATCCTCCCGTCGTTACTTTGGGCCGCCAGGGCGGATTGGAAAACCTGCTGATCAGCAAGGAAGCTTTGAAAGCCATGGGTGCTGAAGTGGTGCAGACCGCCCGAGGCGGAAATATTACCTGCCATTACCCCGGACAGTTGGTGGTTTACCCGGTCATGCGTATTGAAAAAAGGCGCGGCGGCATCAAGAAATTTTTCCACGACATGGAAGAAACAGCTATCCGAACCGCTGCCCGGTTCGGCGTTGATGCAGCAAGAAGCGAAGGCCGCCCCGGTGTATGGGTAGGCCCGGGCAAGCTATGCTCCATTGGAATCGGTGTCAAAAAGTGGATCACCTACCACGGCTTGTCATTCAACGTTTCCACTGACATGAAACTATTCGACGCCATAACCCTCTGCGGTCTGCATGGCGCGCACCCCACCTCCCTTTCACGGGAAGCTGGCAAAGAAATTTCTACCGAGGAAGTAAAAAATGTCTTCAGAAAAGAATTCGGAAAAGTTTTTGCGGATACCACCGTGGCTGCGGGTTAA
- the lipA gene encoding lipoyl synthase: MSSEKNSEKFLRIPPWLRVKLPTGRTFNDTGKMLEDLNLNTVCQSAKCPNCWDCFSRKVATFLIMGRNCTRNCAFCNIAPGRIDPLDADEPRRVAEAVKRLELKYAVVTSVTRDDLPDGGAAHFAETIERIRAELPECKVEVLIPDFKGNLEALKTVIAAKPDVINHNVETPPALYSEIRPQADYQQSLELIERVKQFSDIHAKSGLMVGLGETDEQVRQVIDDLAAINCDIITIGQYMRPSKAHPAVKRYVEPSVFDEYADYGKRLGVPHMFCAPLVRSSFNAAEAFDRL, from the coding sequence ATGTCTTCAGAAAAGAATTCGGAAAAGTTTTTGCGGATACCACCGTGGCTGCGGGTTAAACTGCCCACCGGACGCACTTTCAACGATACCGGCAAAATGCTGGAAGATCTTAATCTCAATACAGTCTGCCAGTCCGCCAAGTGCCCCAACTGCTGGGACTGTTTTTCGCGCAAGGTGGCCACCTTCCTGATCATGGGCCGCAACTGCACCCGCAACTGTGCTTTCTGCAATATCGCCCCCGGACGCATCGATCCTCTTGATGCGGACGAGCCGCGCCGGGTGGCCGAGGCCGTAAAGCGACTGGAACTCAAATATGCCGTAGTTACCTCCGTCACCCGCGACGATCTTCCTGACGGCGGTGCTGCCCATTTTGCCGAGACAATCGAACGCATACGCGCTGAACTTCCGGAATGTAAAGTGGAAGTGCTCATCCCCGATTTCAAAGGCAATCTGGAAGCGCTGAAAACCGTCATTGCCGCCAAGCCGGATGTTATTAACCACAACGTGGAAACACCGCCCGCTCTTTATTCTGAAATCCGCCCGCAGGCTGATTATCAGCAGAGCCTCGAGCTGATCGAAAGAGTCAAACAATTCAGCGATATTCACGCAAAATCAGGCCTCATGGTCGGCCTCGGTGAAACAGACGAACAGGTCCGGCAGGTTATTGACGACCTCGCGGCCATTAATTGTGACATCATCACTATAGGCCAGTACATGCGCCCCTCAAAAGCGCACCCTGCCGTCAAACGCTACGTCGAACCTTCAGTCTTTGATGAATACGCAGACTACGGCAAAAGACTCGGTGTTCCGCATATGTTCTGCGCGCCACTGGTCCGCTCCAGCTTTAACGCTGCTGAGGCTTTTGATAGACTTTAA
- a CDS encoding DUF4198 domain-containing protein: protein MMKKTVLAMVLVMAFASICSAHDMWLENKGRKVFLMYGHPGATDPYPLSRITAMTGISENNWKTSLEPVYNKGGAFAWLDDDYTMLTVEFDNRYWYHTEEAGWENFDLPRHVCGKVIDEGRSYKLSKTIIKWTHGMDKPIGQRAEIVPLKDPTKLKEGDSLPVMMYFEGMPMPAAGARISVSSDRNIEHPELVSLKESKPVNVKIGPAGRQVIIGKYEKRIDDIRRVWYAFSLSFRTGK, encoded by the coding sequence ATGATGAAGAAAACCGTTTTAGCAATGGTATTGGTCATGGCTTTCGCCTCTATCTGCTCAGCCCATGATATGTGGTTGGAAAATAAGGGCCGCAAGGTCTTTCTTATGTATGGCCATCCGGGTGCAACAGATCCCTATCCTCTCAGCCGCATCACTGCAATGACCGGTATCAGCGAGAACAATTGGAAGACCAGTCTTGAACCTGTGTATAACAAAGGTGGAGCTTTTGCATGGCTGGATGATGATTACACCATGCTGACCGTCGAGTTTGACAACAGGTACTGGTATCATACTGAAGAAGCTGGATGGGAGAATTTTGATCTTCCAAGACATGTCTGCGGAAAGGTTATCGATGAAGGCCGGTCATACAAGCTTTCTAAAACCATTATCAAGTGGACACACGGTATGGATAAACCCATAGGCCAACGGGCTGAGATAGTGCCTCTCAAAGATCCAACCAAGCTTAAGGAGGGAGATTCCCTCCCGGTTATGATGTATTTCGAAGGAATGCCCATGCCGGCCGCTGGCGCGCGCATTTCCGTTAGTTCAGACCGAAATATTGAGCACCCTGAGCTGGTATCACTCAAAGAATCCAAACCTGTTAATGTGAAGATCGGCCCTGCAGGGCGGCAGGTGATCATCGGGAAATATGAAAAACGCATCGACGATATCCGCCGTGTTTGGTATGCCTTCTCATTGAGCTTCAGGACCGGTAAGTAG
- a CDS encoding RimK/LysX family protein: MRLRYYLITILLCLMASPPSIAAAKDQTENNSEHQKYIVAGYIENVSIKIWDRETPITIEAKMDTGADSSSLHATDITIDKNNKTTSFTITDQHGKSQRITCPYARIVRIKKRPSGYQRRPVIPVQLHIGAKEFDALVNLTDRSHFSYKMLVGRKELRHGILIDSSRHHRLSRPEAQ; the protein is encoded by the coding sequence ATGCGCCTTAGATATTATTTAATCACGATACTGCTTTGTCTAATGGCAAGTCCGCCAAGCATTGCAGCGGCCAAAGATCAAACTGAAAATAACTCCGAGCACCAAAAGTATATTGTTGCCGGTTATATCGAGAACGTTTCCATTAAAATTTGGGACCGCGAAACCCCGATTACGATTGAAGCCAAGATGGATACCGGAGCGGACAGCTCTTCCCTGCATGCCACAGATATTACGATTGACAAAAACAATAAAACAACTTCATTCACCATAACCGACCAGCACGGCAAGAGCCAACGCATTACCTGCCCATATGCCAGAATAGTGCGCATAAAAAAAAGGCCGTCCGGTTACCAGCGAAGGCCTGTAATACCGGTACAGCTTCATATTGGAGCAAAAGAATTTGATGCCCTGGTAAACCTCACCGACCGCAGCCATTTTTCATACAAAATGCTGGTCGGCAGGAAAGAATTACGTCACGGCATACTTATTGATTCCTCGCGCCACCATCGCCTGAGCCGTCCAGAAGCACAGTAA